In Methylococcus geothermalis, one genomic interval encodes:
- the amrA gene encoding AmmeMemoRadiSam system protein A, translating to MSSNQDTRPLEPGLGKYLIDLARASIRHGLETGRPLPIDLSGLPPPLAAQRATFVTLKKGGELRGCIGCLEAVKPLAVDVADNAFSAAFRDPRFPPVTADEIDGLDIHISLLTPPEPMSFVSEADLIAQLRPGIDGLILQEGLRRGTFLPTVWEILPTPKAFLRQLKLKSGLPEDYWSDTLRIFRYRAESIDQS from the coding sequence ATGTCATCGAACCAGGACACCCGTCCGCTTGAGCCCGGACTCGGGAAATATCTCATCGATCTGGCCCGTGCCTCGATCCGGCATGGCCTGGAAACCGGAAGGCCCCTTCCGATCGACCTCTCAGGTCTCCCGCCACCGCTCGCGGCCCAGCGTGCAACCTTCGTCACTCTGAAGAAAGGCGGCGAACTGCGCGGTTGCATCGGCTGCCTGGAGGCGGTCAAGCCGCTGGCCGTCGACGTGGCCGACAATGCCTTTTCCGCCGCCTTCCGCGACCCGCGCTTCCCGCCCGTCACGGCGGATGAAATCGACGGCCTGGACATCCACATCTCCCTGCTCACCCCGCCCGAACCCATGAGCTTCGTCTCCGAGGCCGATCTGATCGCGCAACTGAGGCCCGGCATCGACGGCCTGATACTTCAGGAAGGCCTGCGGCGCGGCACATTCCTGCCCACGGTGTGGGAAATCCTGCCAACGCCGAAGGCATTCCTCCGCCAGCTCAAGCTCAAGTCGGGTTTGCCGGAGGACTATTGGTCGGACACGTTGAGGATTTTCCGGTACCGGGCCGAGAGCATCGACCAGTCTTGA
- a CDS encoding cell envelope biogenesis protein OmpA produces the protein MSNPLGRTGTKLAELARRAASLGGKAAKMVRNAARSAAKTTAITVTPALEATKQVAQSVSEKVDPAAVGGAVAGSAAGEALGGVIGGVLGSVAGPGGTVVGAQIGAFAGQTVGAKMGYDLTHEAMHPEAADPQAGAGKRWGEVAKAITRKAGEKAGEAAGIAGGTAVGAVLAGPAGGLVGAVIGEALASEAGGKAAAEVCRQVQDDGSDHSASDGEPPKAGVGEWLGQVARDYTGETVTAAVFGAVGGSLAGPPGAAIGRRAGVIAATRVDWSFKTGAQAEKPSKSKRTRRKRGGGQARGPEST, from the coding sequence ATGTCGAACCCGCTCGGGCGCACCGGGACCAAGCTGGCCGAACTGGCAAGGCGGGCGGCGTCCTTGGGCGGCAAGGCGGCGAAGATGGTGCGAAATGCCGCGCGATCCGCGGCCAAGACAACGGCGATCACGGTCACTCCGGCGCTCGAGGCGACGAAACAGGTGGCCCAAAGCGTCAGTGAAAAAGTGGACCCTGCCGCGGTGGGCGGAGCCGTCGCCGGCTCGGCCGCAGGGGAGGCGCTCGGCGGCGTGATCGGCGGCGTGCTGGGCTCGGTGGCGGGGCCCGGGGGAACCGTGGTGGGCGCCCAGATCGGCGCCTTCGCCGGCCAGACCGTGGGGGCGAAGATGGGCTACGACCTGACCCACGAGGCCATGCACCCGGAGGCCGCCGATCCGCAGGCCGGCGCCGGAAAGCGCTGGGGAGAGGTCGCCAAGGCCATCACCCGCAAGGCGGGCGAAAAAGCCGGGGAAGCCGCCGGAATCGCCGGGGGGACGGCCGTCGGCGCGGTGCTGGCCGGGCCGGCGGGCGGCCTGGTCGGCGCCGTGATCGGCGAAGCGCTGGCCAGCGAGGCAGGAGGCAAAGCCGCCGCGGAAGTCTGCCGGCAGGTGCAGGACGACGGCTCGGATCACTCGGCGTCCGATGGAGAACCTCCCAAGGCCGGCGTGGGCGAGTGGCTGGGACAGGTCGCTCGCGACTATACCGGCGAAACCGTCACGGCCGCCGTGTTCGGCGCGGTCGGCGGCAGTCTGGCGGGCCCGCCCGGCGCCGCGATCGGCAGGCGGGCCGGCGTCATCGCGGCGACCCGGGTCGACTGGTCCTTCAAGACAGGGGCGCAGGCCGAAAAGCCCTCGAAGTCCAAGCGGACGAGGCGCAAGCGCGGCGGCGGGCAGGCGCGCGGCCCGGAATCAACCTGA
- the gstA gene encoding glutathione transferase GstA, which produces MKLYYFPGACSLAPHIVLRETGLDFELENVDLGTKKTESGADFLQVNPKGYVPALQLDNGQVLTEDQVILQYLADLKPEAGLMPAPGTLERYRLLEWLAFIATEIHKTFGPFWNPESPEASKQIALALLSRRLDYVEDKLAAGGPWLMGDRYTIADAYLGTVLGWCEYLKIDLSNRPRILAYLERNRARPAVQAAMKAEGLIG; this is translated from the coding sequence ATGAAACTCTACTACTTCCCCGGCGCCTGTTCCCTGGCGCCCCACATCGTGCTGCGCGAAACGGGGCTGGATTTCGAGCTGGAAAACGTCGACCTCGGCACCAAGAAAACCGAAAGCGGCGCGGATTTTCTCCAGGTCAATCCCAAGGGCTATGTCCCGGCCTTGCAGCTGGACAATGGCCAGGTGCTGACCGAGGACCAGGTCATCCTGCAATATCTCGCCGACCTGAAACCCGAGGCCGGCCTGATGCCGGCGCCCGGCACGCTGGAGCGCTACCGGCTGCTGGAATGGCTGGCCTTCATCGCCACCGAGATCCACAAGACCTTCGGTCCGTTCTGGAATCCGGAATCTCCCGAGGCCAGCAAGCAGATCGCCCTCGCGCTGCTGTCGCGAAGGCTGGATTACGTGGAAGACAAGCTGGCGGCGGGTGGTCCCTGGCTGATGGGGGACCGCTATACCATCGCCGACGCCTATCTCGGCACCGTGCTGGGCTGGTGCGAATACCTCAAGATCGACCTCTCGAACCGGCCGCGCATCCTCGCCTATCTGGAGCGGAACCGGGCGCGGCCGGCGGTGCAGGCGGCCATGAAGGCCGAAGGGCTGATCGGGTAA
- the amrB gene encoding AmmeMemoRadiSam system protein B: MPSVRVPAVAGLFYPADRRQLHAMLQGFIGEAKAAGTPPKALIVPHAGYVYSGPVAASAYALLKPLRHNIRRVVLLGPSHRVAFRGLALSSAQSFSTPLGDVPLDLDAEAALAALPFVHVMDQAHALEHSLEVHLPFLQEVLEDFKLVPIVVGDAVPAQVAEAIDLVWGGDETLIVVSSDLSHYHDYATARRMDRSTSDAIESLRPEDIGFDDACGRLPVAGLLIAARRRGLAAKTVDLRNSGDTAGSKDSVVGYGAYVIEPGHPSA; encoded by the coding sequence ATGCCATCGGTTCGAGTCCCCGCCGTCGCCGGCCTGTTCTATCCCGCGGACCGGCGCCAGCTCCATGCCATGCTGCAGGGCTTCATCGGCGAAGCGAAAGCTGCCGGCACCCCGCCCAAGGCCCTGATCGTCCCCCATGCCGGCTATGTCTATTCCGGCCCCGTCGCCGCCAGCGCCTATGCCTTGCTGAAGCCCTTGCGGCACAACATCCGCCGCGTCGTGCTGCTGGGCCCTTCGCACCGGGTGGCCTTCCGCGGTCTGGCCTTGAGCAGTGCGCAAAGCTTCTCGACGCCGCTAGGCGACGTCCCATTGGACCTCGACGCCGAGGCGGCCCTGGCCGCGCTGCCTTTCGTGCATGTCATGGATCAGGCCCATGCGCTGGAACACAGCCTGGAAGTCCACCTGCCGTTCCTGCAGGAAGTGCTGGAAGATTTCAAGCTGGTGCCGATCGTGGTGGGCGATGCCGTTCCGGCCCAGGTCGCCGAAGCGATCGACCTGGTGTGGGGCGGGGACGAAACCCTCATCGTCGTCAGCTCGGACTTGAGCCATTATCACGACTACGCCACGGCCCGGCGGATGGACCGGTCGACCTCGGACGCCATCGAGTCGCTGCGCCCCGAGGACATCGGCTTCGACGACGCCTGCGGACGGCTGCCAGTCGCGGGTCTCCTCATCGCCGCGCGCCGCCGCGGCCTCGCGGCGAAAACGGTCGATCTACGCAATTCCGGCGACACCGCCGGTTCCAAGGACAGCGTCGTAGGATACGGAGCCTATGTCATCGAACCAGGACACCCGTCCGCTTGA
- a CDS encoding DUF1840 domain-containing protein codes for MLITFESKVGRVTLFGDVALRLLKMMGNSGTVPGALLARDIPEALDRLEAALAEAEAARPPAQASTSPEDDDEEKEDRLSLRVRAFPLIGLFKDALKHDCDVLWEQEGEAPLKF; via the coding sequence ATGCTGATCACTTTCGAAAGCAAAGTCGGCCGCGTGACCCTGTTCGGCGACGTCGCGCTGCGGCTGCTCAAGATGATGGGGAATTCTGGCACGGTGCCGGGAGCCCTGTTGGCCCGGGATATTCCCGAGGCCCTCGACAGGCTCGAAGCCGCCCTGGCGGAAGCGGAAGCGGCCAGACCTCCTGCCCAAGCTTCGACGTCGCCCGAAGACGACGATGAGGAGAAAGAGGACAGGCTTTCCCTGCGCGTCCGGGCCTTCCCGCTGATCGGTCTGTTCAAGGACGCACTGAAGCACGACTGCGACGTGCTGTGGGAGCAGGAAGGGGAGGCTCCGCTCAAGTTCTGA
- the amrS gene encoding AmmeMemoRadiSam system radical SAM enzyme: MDTIIDAQEAFPTRFWHALDDGRVQCDVCPRFCKLHEGQRGLCFVRGNVGGKVVLLSYGRSSGFCVDPIEKKPLNHFLPGTPVFSFGTAGCNLACKFCQNWDISKSREMDSLLDRASPEAIAKTARDLGCRSVAYTYNDPVIFHEYTIDTARACRELGIKSVAVSAGYQCAEPRAEFYRYMDAANIDLKAFTEDFYHRICGGHLQPVLDTLQYIKHETNVWLEITTLLIPDENDSEQELEALTQWVVEKLGPDVPLHFSAFHPAWKMLNKSSTPPATLLEARRIAMKNGVRYAYVGNIHHKEGDSTYCHHCGQMLIGRDWYELSEWNLTPEGRCNRCGTRCAGVFEAEPGDWGAKRMPVSMAGRA, from the coding sequence ATGGACACGATCATCGATGCTCAAGAAGCCTTTCCCACCCGTTTCTGGCATGCCCTGGACGATGGCCGCGTCCAGTGCGACGTCTGTCCCCGCTTCTGCAAGCTGCACGAGGGCCAGCGCGGCCTGTGCTTCGTGCGCGGCAATGTCGGCGGCAAGGTGGTGTTGCTGTCCTACGGCCGCTCCAGCGGGTTCTGCGTCGATCCCATCGAGAAGAAGCCGCTGAACCACTTCCTGCCGGGGACGCCGGTGTTTTCCTTCGGCACCGCCGGTTGCAATCTGGCCTGCAAGTTCTGCCAGAACTGGGACATCAGCAAGTCGCGCGAAATGGATTCGCTGCTGGACCGCGCCAGCCCCGAGGCGATCGCCAAGACCGCCAGGGACCTCGGCTGCCGCAGCGTCGCCTACACCTACAACGATCCGGTGATCTTCCACGAATACACGATCGACACCGCGCGCGCCTGCCGCGAACTCGGCATCAAGTCGGTCGCCGTCTCCGCCGGCTACCAATGCGCCGAGCCGCGCGCCGAGTTCTACCGCTACATGGATGCCGCCAATATCGACCTGAAGGCGTTCACCGAAGACTTCTACCACCGCATCTGCGGCGGCCATCTCCAGCCGGTGCTGGACACCTTGCAGTACATCAAGCATGAAACGAACGTCTGGCTGGAGATCACCACCCTGCTGATTCCGGACGAAAACGATTCCGAGCAGGAGCTGGAGGCGCTGACGCAATGGGTGGTGGAGAAACTGGGGCCGGACGTGCCGCTGCATTTCTCCGCCTTCCATCCCGCTTGGAAGATGCTGAACAAGAGTTCCACCCCGCCGGCAACCTTGCTCGAAGCGCGCCGGATCGCCATGAAGAATGGAGTCCGCTATGCCTATGTCGGCAACATCCACCACAAGGAAGGCGACAGCACCTATTGCCACCATTGCGGACAGATGCTGATCGGCCGCGACTGGTACGAGCTGTCGGAATGGAACCTGACGCCGGAAGGCCGTTGCAACCGCTGCGGCACGCGTTGCGCCGGCGTGTTCGAGGCCGAGCCGGGCGACTGGGGCGCGAAACGCATGCCCGTCAGCATGGCCGGCCGGGCCTGA
- a CDS encoding efflux RND transporter permease subunit, with amino-acid sequence MLGPLVRFAVRRAGVVIALAALLAAYGLYRAATANLDIFPEFSAKRVVVQTEAQGLTTRQVETLVTLPIERKLAGIVGLDTLRSESIQGLSVVTAVFEDDTDIYRDRQLVSERLALLAGQLPEGSGAPVLVPLSSSSATVLTLGLTSETVSPMELRTLADWVVTPRILAVPGVADVNVFGGAVQQLQVEVDPARLKRFGLDLNAVSLAVRQSFRTQGAGFVENENQRLALQVTGLPFSPESLGNVILNRSASAALKLRDVGTVAFGPKPPIGAAAVNGAPGIVMMVIGQYGANTLEVSRGIERGLLELAPLLAEQGVTLHPHLFRPADYIERALDNLAGHLLAGGLLVMAVLYAFLYNLRTALISAVAIPLSLLGAFVVLQAFGVSLNIMVLGGLAIALGEVVDDAIIDTENIFRRLRENRAAAPPRPTLEIVYEASMEVRGSVVYASFIVALVFVPLLGLGGVAGRLFAPLGYAYIVAILMSLATALTVTPALCIALLAHAKAVAGTPPLVRRLQAVYGRWLNRIAARPGRIAAASLMVCALAVAMAPGLGGDFLPHLREGHYIVHTASLPGTSLQESLRAGGLIVRDILQIPGVESASQWAGRAERGADTYGSHYSEYEVRLRPMAGKEQQVVLDRLRGMLERFPGIRAEVNTFLTERVNETISGYTSPVAINLYGEDLDLLDRKARELAVEIAKVAGAADVQLRSPPGSPQADIRLRPDQLQIWGLRPGDVMDAVDTAFGGRIVGRFALGQRIFDAAVILRPDLRPSLDTLRELPLKGQDGTLVPLGEVAEVSETEERYNILHRGGRRIQTVTANVEGRDLASFLEEARTRMDAALGRPAEVYAEIAGAAVEQGIARRELIARAFLAGGGVLVLAYLAIGSLRHTVIALANLPFSLAGGVLAAGFSGASLTVGALVGFVTLFGITIRNTIMLLSHYRHLVEREGQRWNLDTAIRGAQERLPSILMTALVTALAMLPIAIGSDNPGQEIMGPMAAIIIGGLLSSTCLNLLLLPAMLLRWGRFSENR; translated from the coding sequence ATGCTGGGGCCGCTGGTCCGCTTCGCGGTCCGCCGCGCCGGCGTCGTCATCGCGCTCGCGGCGCTGCTGGCGGCCTACGGCCTGTATCGCGCGGCGACGGCGAACCTGGACATCTTCCCCGAATTCTCGGCCAAGCGGGTGGTGGTCCAAACCGAGGCCCAGGGCCTCACCACCCGCCAGGTCGAAACCCTGGTGACGCTGCCGATCGAGCGCAAGCTGGCCGGCATCGTCGGGCTCGATACCCTGCGTTCGGAGTCGATCCAGGGCTTGTCGGTGGTGACAGCGGTGTTCGAGGACGACACCGACATCTACCGCGACCGGCAGCTGGTGAGCGAGAGGCTGGCCCTGTTGGCGGGGCAGCTTCCGGAGGGCTCGGGCGCCCCCGTGCTGGTGCCGCTGTCCTCCTCTTCGGCCACGGTGCTCACGCTCGGCCTGACCTCTGAGACGGTCAGCCCGATGGAACTGCGAACGCTGGCGGACTGGGTGGTGACGCCGCGCATCCTCGCCGTCCCGGGCGTCGCCGACGTCAACGTCTTCGGCGGCGCAGTGCAGCAGTTGCAGGTCGAAGTCGACCCCGCGCGGCTCAAGCGCTTCGGCCTGGACCTCAACGCCGTAAGCCTGGCGGTGCGCCAGTCGTTCCGGACCCAGGGCGCCGGCTTCGTCGAAAACGAGAACCAGCGGCTGGCCCTGCAGGTGACCGGCCTGCCGTTCAGTCCGGAAAGCCTCGGCAACGTCATCCTCAACCGTTCGGCCAGCGCGGCGCTCAAGCTGCGGGACGTCGGGACGGTCGCCTTCGGCCCCAAGCCGCCGATCGGCGCGGCCGCGGTCAACGGCGCCCCCGGGATCGTCATGATGGTCATCGGCCAGTACGGCGCCAACACCCTCGAGGTATCACGCGGCATCGAGCGCGGACTGCTGGAACTCGCCCCCCTGCTCGCCGAACAAGGCGTGACGCTGCATCCCCATCTGTTCCGCCCCGCCGACTATATCGAGCGGGCGCTGGACAACCTCGCCGGCCACCTGCTGGCGGGCGGGCTGCTGGTGATGGCGGTGCTCTACGCCTTCCTGTACAACCTCCGCACCGCTCTGATCTCCGCCGTGGCGATCCCGCTCTCGCTGCTGGGCGCCTTCGTGGTGCTCCAAGCCTTCGGCGTCAGCCTGAACATCATGGTGCTGGGAGGACTGGCCATCGCCCTGGGTGAAGTCGTCGACGACGCCATCATCGACACCGAGAACATCTTCCGCCGGCTGCGGGAAAACCGCGCCGCCGCGCCTCCCCGCCCGACGCTCGAAATCGTTTACGAAGCCTCCATGGAAGTCCGCGGCTCGGTGGTCTACGCCAGCTTCATCGTGGCCCTGGTGTTCGTGCCCCTGCTCGGCCTGGGCGGCGTCGCCGGCCGATTGTTCGCGCCCCTGGGCTATGCCTACATCGTCGCCATCCTGATGTCGCTGGCGACCGCGCTTACGGTCACGCCGGCGCTGTGCATCGCCCTGCTCGCACATGCGAAGGCGGTCGCGGGCACCCCGCCGCTGGTCCGCCGCCTGCAAGCCGTCTACGGGCGCTGGCTGAACCGGATCGCCGCCAGGCCCGGACGGATCGCGGCTGCGAGTCTCATGGTTTGCGCGCTGGCGGTAGCCATGGCGCCCGGTCTGGGGGGGGATTTCCTGCCGCATCTGCGCGAAGGGCACTACATCGTGCATACCGCCAGCCTGCCCGGCACTTCGCTGCAGGAATCCCTGCGCGCCGGCGGCCTGATCGTGCGCGACATCCTGCAGATCCCCGGCGTCGAATCGGCCTCGCAATGGGCGGGCCGGGCCGAGCGCGGCGCCGATACCTACGGCAGCCACTACAGCGAATACGAGGTCCGCTTGCGCCCCATGGCCGGCAAAGAACAGCAGGTTGTGCTGGACCGGCTGCGCGGAATGCTGGAACGCTTTCCGGGGATACGGGCCGAGGTGAACACCTTCCTGACCGAGCGGGTCAACGAGACCATTTCGGGCTATACCTCGCCGGTCGCGATCAACCTGTACGGAGAAGACCTGGACTTGCTGGACCGGAAGGCGCGCGAACTGGCCGTCGAAATCGCAAAGGTGGCGGGAGCCGCGGACGTGCAGTTGCGCTCGCCGCCGGGTTCGCCGCAGGCGGACATCCGGCTTCGCCCCGATCAGCTCCAGATCTGGGGGCTGCGTCCGGGAGACGTCATGGATGCCGTCGACACCGCTTTCGGCGGGCGCATCGTCGGGCGCTTCGCGCTCGGCCAGCGCATCTTCGATGCCGCCGTCATCCTCCGCCCGGACTTGCGGCCATCGCTCGACACCCTGCGCGAGCTGCCGCTCAAAGGCCAGGACGGCACCCTGGTGCCGCTGGGCGAAGTGGCCGAGGTGTCCGAGACCGAGGAGCGTTACAACATCCTGCACCGCGGAGGGCGTCGCATCCAGACCGTGACGGCCAACGTCGAGGGACGCGATTTGGCCTCGTTCCTGGAAGAAGCGCGGACGCGGATGGACGCGGCGCTCGGACGCCCCGCCGAGGTCTACGCCGAAATCGCCGGTGCCGCAGTGGAACAGGGCATCGCCCGCCGCGAACTGATCGCCCGTGCGTTCCTGGCGGGCGGCGGCGTGCTGGTGCTGGCTTACCTCGCCATCGGCAGCCTTCGCCACACCGTCATCGCCCTCGCCAACCTGCCGTTCTCGCTGGCCGGCGGGGTGCTGGCGGCAGGATTTTCCGGCGCCAGCCTCACGGTGGGCGCCCTGGTCGGCTTCGTGACCCTGTTCGGCATCACCATCCGCAACACCATCATGCTGCTTTCGCATTACCGCCATCTGGTGGAGCGGGAAGGGCAGAGGTGGAACCTTGACACCGCCATCCGGGGCGCGCAGGAACGCCTGCCGTCGATTCTGATGACGGCGCTGGTGACGGCCTTGGCGATGCTGCCCATCGCCATCGGCAGCGACAATCCCGGGCAGGAGATCATGGGGCCGATGGCCGCCATCATCATCGGCGGACTGCTGTCCTCCACCTGCCTCAACCTGCTGCTGTTGCCGGCGATGCTGCTGCGCTGGGGGCGGTTTTCCGAAAACCGGTAG
- a CDS encoding Na/Pi symporter, which yields MESFDSLILGLGLFFLGLRLIGQNLSELGGGGFRDAVRFVTHTPPLASVLGIMSGALTQSATAVTFILASMLGSGLIKPPAARLVVVWSNVGLTALAFLAMVDIHPLVAYFVGGTGIALGSVRAKPWSTVAGVLLGVGLLLFALENMGAGAAPLKNEPWFRQGLEAALASPWFAFACGFGAAALLQSNAGASMLVITLCEAGSIPASAALPMIYGTNLGAIPLRGMLALGMKGDAIRLVRTEDLFCLASGLLMMALFFGESLGMPLVGALSAHLTVSSSGQLAVAFLLSNLLPALALSPLLPACARLLDRFWPPGPEKPRGEAAFLSSHALVDPPTALDLLAKELGRLLGSLRVEPRRSKEGALPADTDPEALLEPEFVRLAFAIDTFCMKLALRDGLGPVETARLQWFRAALGIVRHIAEAAAEFSCHLGGLPEPVASVADPLRVRLERLLAIASGAVSSPNEGAIAEFHAQTRRHGQPIMALREAFSAELAALKIEQRMKAGALDTDFELCVWLLHRLAKLLPCLAASSAARVASG from the coding sequence ATGGAATCCTTCGACAGCCTCATTCTGGGCCTCGGCCTGTTCTTCCTTGGCCTCAGGCTGATCGGCCAGAACCTTTCCGAACTGGGTGGCGGCGGATTCCGCGATGCGGTCAGATTCGTCACCCACACCCCGCCGCTGGCGTCGGTGCTCGGCATCATGAGCGGTGCGCTGACCCAGAGCGCCACCGCCGTGACCTTCATTTTGGCCAGCATGCTCGGCAGCGGGCTGATCAAGCCGCCGGCGGCCCGCCTCGTCGTGGTCTGGTCGAACGTCGGTCTCACCGCCCTGGCCTTTCTCGCCATGGTCGACATCCATCCGCTGGTCGCCTATTTCGTGGGCGGGACCGGCATTGCGCTGGGTTCCGTACGCGCCAAGCCCTGGAGCACCGTCGCCGGGGTCTTGCTCGGTGTCGGCCTGTTGCTGTTCGCGCTGGAAAACATGGGAGCCGGGGCCGCCCCGCTGAAGAACGAGCCATGGTTCCGGCAAGGTCTGGAGGCCGCGCTGGCTTCGCCCTGGTTCGCCTTCGCCTGCGGCTTCGGTGCCGCCGCGCTGCTGCAATCGAACGCGGGGGCCTCGATGCTGGTGATCACCTTGTGCGAGGCCGGGTCGATACCGGCGTCCGCCGCGCTGCCGATGATCTATGGTACCAACCTTGGGGCGATTCCGTTGCGCGGAATGCTCGCCCTCGGCATGAAGGGCGATGCCATCCGGCTGGTTCGCACCGAGGACTTGTTTTGTCTCGCAAGCGGCTTGCTGATGATGGCGCTTTTCTTCGGCGAAAGCCTCGGCATGCCGCTGGTGGGTGCCTTGTCGGCGCATCTGACGGTTTCATCTTCCGGGCAGCTCGCGGTGGCGTTCCTGCTCTCGAACCTGTTGCCCGCCCTGGCGCTTTCGCCGCTGCTGCCGGCCTGCGCCCGCCTGCTCGATCGGTTTTGGCCGCCGGGGCCGGAAAAACCGCGTGGCGAAGCGGCTTTCCTGTCCAGCCATGCGCTCGTGGACCCGCCTACCGCGCTCGATCTTCTGGCGAAGGAGCTTGGGAGGTTGCTCGGCTCGCTGCGCGTGGAACCCCGCCGGTCGAAAGAAGGAGCGCTTCCCGCCGACACGGACCCCGAGGCGCTGCTGGAACCCGAGTTCGTCCGGCTCGCATTCGCGATCGATACGTTCTGCATGAAGCTGGCCTTGCGCGACGGGCTCGGGCCGGTGGAGACGGCGCGTTTGCAATGGTTCCGGGCGGCCCTTGGCATCGTGCGCCACATCGCCGAAGCCGCCGCAGAGTTTTCGTGTCATCTCGGCGGCTTGCCCGAACCGGTCGCGAGCGTGGCCGATCCTCTGCGTGTCAGGCTGGAACGCCTGCTGGCCATCGCGTCGGGTGCGGTGTCCTCTCCGAACGAGGGGGCGATCGCCGAGTTCCACGCGCAGACCCGCCGCCACGGCCAGCCGATAATGGCGCTTCGTGAAGCGTTTTCGGCCGAGCTTGCTGCCTTGAAGATCGAGCAGCGCATGAAGGCGGGCGCATTGGATACCGACTTCGAGCTGTGCGTATGGCTGCTGCACCGCCTCGCCAAACTGCTCCCGTGCTTGGCCGCAAGCTCCGCGGCGAGAGTCGCCTCAGGTTGA
- a CDS encoding DUF4403 family protein — protein sequence MIKKILAALTVLAAVFAFSWHMGVRQRLANEAKLARARTPITTPAASPAPVPIPLAAPAEQAAPEPSAEPQPPVDLLKKAAKIHASGQKKVCKKVFGLETCADTEWNVDVVTEGQPSVTRNGNLFHVSLPIRFTGEAAAASEDFESLKVDSRKFTGAVDAWADVGIDPADGCTINAVSTGIEWREEPEIELVGGLQVKVGDLVRSHFEKALQETVDSLKLRATCDMVRQQIERLRQAGGN from the coding sequence ATGATCAAAAAAATCCTGGCGGCGCTGACCGTTCTGGCCGCCGTATTCGCTTTTTCGTGGCACATGGGCGTTCGCCAACGGCTGGCGAACGAGGCGAAGCTCGCCCGAGCGCGGACGCCGATAACGACGCCGGCCGCCAGCCCGGCGCCCGTTCCCATACCGCTTGCCGCCCCGGCGGAGCAAGCGGCGCCCGAACCCTCGGCCGAACCCCAGCCGCCGGTGGATCTGCTGAAAAAAGCCGCGAAAATTCACGCAAGCGGACAAAAAAAGGTTTGTAAGAAGGTATTCGGCCTCGAGACTTGCGCCGATACCGAATGGAACGTCGACGTCGTGACGGAAGGCCAGCCGTCCGTCACCCGCAACGGCAACCTCTTCCATGTCTCCCTCCCCATCCGGTTCACCGGCGAAGCGGCGGCCGCCAGCGAGGACTTCGAGAGCCTGAAGGTCGACAGCCGGAAATTCACCGGAGCGGTCGATGCCTGGGCCGATGTGGGCATCGATCCCGCCGACGGCTGCACGATCAATGCGGTGTCGACCGGCATCGAATGGCGGGAAGAGCCGGAAATCGAGCTCGTGGGCGGCCTGCAGGTGAAGGTGGGCGATCTCGTGAGGAGCCATTTCGAGAAAGCCCTGCAGGAGACGGTCGACTCGCTGAAACTCCGGGCCACCTGTGACATGGTCAGGCAACAGATCGAACGGCTGCGCCAGGCGGGCGGCAACTGA